In Clostridiisalibacter paucivorans DSM 22131, the genomic stretch TATCAAAATCAGAAAAATTGCCAATAATAACGCATATTTCAACCTTTGTCACCACCCTTCTAATTCTTTTCAATATAGAATGTTGCCAATAGTGACAATGCAATAGTCACAATGCCTATACTAATAGAGGCTATACCTATATATCTTTCAAAGTAGATGTTAACTGCCTCAGATTTAAATAAAACTAGATTAAAAAGAACTGCAAATACTGCAAACACTGCTACTATTATATTTATGGCTTTTGTGCCATTTATTTCAGTTTTTCTATGTGTTTCCAATGCTTGGTCTTCTGCCATCAGCAGGGAAAATTCGTTCAGCTCATCTCCTATATCTTCGGCTATGGTGTGGTTTAGTATCAAAAGTTCTCCAAACATTTCAGCCCAAATATAGTCTACTCTTTTACAAAAGTTTGCTATGGCTTTTGTGATATTGCTCTGGTTTGCTATCATCGTGGATAGCCTTCTGAACTCATATCTGATGGGATTTTGTAGTTCTAGATATGTGTTTTGCAGAGCCCTTTCTTTATTTTTTTCGGATGTATATTTGGTGATGAATATATTTACTGCTTCGGGAAATTGTTCCCGAAGCCTAGATAGTTTCATGTTCAATAGAAAAAATAACAATGCATAGGGTGATATCATTGTGACTATTGCCACAGGTATAACTAGATACCATATCCCCATCATTTTGAATTCTACTATTATAGACAATAAAGTGAAAATTGATATATATATTATTGTTTTTATTGCCTTTATTTTATTTTGATTTTCTGTGTTTGAGTTAATTACTCCATATTTTAGTTGGAGTTTTGTTTTGATTTTATCTAGTGGTTTTATTTTTTTTATTATCTCATCTATTTTTTTATAGAATTTCTTTGATTTTTCAAATATATCTCCCCTTATTTTTTGCCTTTCTTTTATTGATTTTATCACGGTTACAAAGAAAATTAATATTGATATTGTTATTAAAAATACCCCTAAAATTTTCAATTGGTATCACCCATCATTTTTAAGTATTTTTTTTCTTCTTCTGTCAGATTGTAGTATTCCATTCTCATCAGTAGATCTTCTCCTTCTATCCCTCCTACCCTTTGATGAATCTCTGTTTTGGGATTCCATGAAAAGAGTATATTTCTCTTATATGTCCTTGTTTCTATATCTACTACTATCTCTGATATATCGTCTACTATCCTCCTGCCATCTTCTAGCTGTCTGATTCTATATGTGATATTGAATGCCCTTGCGAACCTATACAACAGAAAATTGATATCTACAGGTATTCCCCCCTCCAG encodes the following:
- a CDS encoding type II secretion system F family protein — encoded protein: MKILGVFLITISILIFFVTVIKSIKERQKIRGDIFEKSKKFYKKIDEIIKKIKPLDKIKTKLQLKYGVINSNTENQNKIKAIKTIIYISIFTLLSIIVEFKMMGIWYLVIPVAIVTMISPYALLFFLLNMKLSRLREQFPEAVNIFITKYTSEKNKERALQNTYLELQNPIRYEFRRLSTMIANQSNITKAIANFCKRVDYIWAEMFGELLILNHTIAEDIGDELNEFSLLMAEDQALETHRKTEINGTKAINIIVAVFAVFAVLFNLVLFKSEAVNIYFERYIGIASISIGIVTIALSLLATFYIEKN